A single genomic interval of Methanofastidiosum sp. harbors:
- a CDS encoding proteasome assembly chaperone family protein produces the protein VDILELEINMEELDKRAEETDKALSKIQEMQKNMTEYQTLPPGNEETGYIR, from the coding sequence GTCGATATATTGGAACTTGAAATAAACATGGAAGAACTTGATAAGAGAGCAGAAGAAACTGATAAAGCACTTTCAAAGATACAAGAAATGCAGAAGAACATGACTGAATATCAGACACTGCCGCCTGGAAATGAAGAAACAGGTTACATAAGGTAA